The Bacillus sp. Marseille-Q1617 genome has a segment encoding these proteins:
- a CDS encoding helix-turn-helix domain-containing protein, with protein sequence MKKYNIPVEAALEVIGGKWKVVILCHLIDNGTLRTSQLKRMMPNITQKMLTQQLRELEADGVLNRIIYNQVPPKVEYELTDYGTSLAPALQMLCSWGEQHIEKTISEGEDVLVISGENE encoded by the coding sequence ATGAAGAAGTACAATATCCCTGTGGAAGCGGCACTTGAAGTCATCGGCGGGAAATGGAAGGTCGTCATCCTTTGCCACCTGATTGATAACGGCACGCTTCGCACCAGCCAGCTGAAACGGATGATGCCGAACATCACCCAGAAAATGCTCACCCAGCAGCTGAGGGAGCTCGAAGCAGATGGCGTCCTAAACCGGATCATCTATAATCAGGTGCCGCCGAAAGTGGAATATGAACTGACTGATTACGGCACCTCTCTGGCTCCCGCCCTGCAGATGCTCTGTTCATGGGGAGAGCAGCATATTGAGAAAACGATATCCGAAGGCGAAGATGTATTGGTGATTTCTGGAGAAAACGAATGA
- a CDS encoding MFS transporter: MSSHAHTINHSKSKGGTPALLALAISAFGIGTTEFVPVGLLSSIADDLSISITLAGLLISGYAVGVAIGAPILTALTSKMSRKTLLMSLMILFIAGNSVSALSSSFGLLLAARFITAFSHGIFFSIGSTIAADLVPANKRASAIAFMFTGLTVATVTGVPLGTFIGQAFGWRATFWGVALLGIIGIIASSILVPKDLKEAPPAKFSEQLKILRNGKLLLAFTITALGYGGTFVAFTYLTPLLENVTGFSSKWVSIILLVYGIAVAIGNVVGGKASDKNPLKALFWMFILQAVILVALTFAAPFKTAGLIAIFLMGLFAFMNVPGLQVLVVNLAEKYVPSAVNVASALNIAAFNVGIAIGSFVGGIIVDGIGLIHTPWIGALMVGGAVLLTAWLRRLERFSA, from the coding sequence ATGAGTTCTCATGCACATACAATCAATCACTCAAAATCAAAAGGAGGGACGCCGGCATTATTGGCGCTGGCGATCTCCGCGTTTGGAATCGGGACGACGGAATTTGTCCCGGTTGGATTATTATCATCCATTGCAGATGATTTATCGATTTCGATCACACTTGCCGGATTATTGATTTCCGGATATGCAGTCGGAGTGGCGATCGGTGCCCCGATCCTTACTGCTTTGACAAGTAAAATGAGCCGGAAGACGCTGCTCATGTCCCTGATGATTTTATTTATCGCAGGGAACTCTGTTTCTGCGTTGTCATCGAGCTTCGGGCTGCTTCTTGCCGCCCGGTTCATCACGGCCTTTTCACATGGTATCTTCTTTTCAATCGGTTCGACGATTGCCGCGGATTTAGTGCCTGCCAATAAACGGGCGAGTGCGATCGCATTCATGTTTACCGGTCTGACCGTCGCGACCGTTACAGGTGTCCCGCTTGGAACGTTCATCGGGCAGGCGTTTGGCTGGAGAGCGACGTTCTGGGGAGTGGCCCTGCTCGGAATCATCGGCATCATAGCCAGCTCCATTCTTGTACCGAAAGACTTAAAAGAAGCACCACCTGCGAAATTCAGTGAACAGCTGAAGATTTTACGTAATGGAAAGTTACTATTGGCGTTTACCATCACAGCACTTGGATATGGCGGGACATTCGTGGCATTTACGTATCTGACTCCGCTATTGGAAAATGTCACAGGATTCAGTTCAAAATGGGTAAGCATCATCCTGCTTGTCTATGGAATCGCAGTTGCGATCGGTAACGTGGTCGGAGGGAAAGCTTCGGATAAAAATCCTCTTAAGGCATTATTCTGGATGTTCATCCTGCAGGCGGTCATTCTCGTTGCATTGACGTTTGCGGCACCATTCAAGACTGCCGGATTGATCGCAATCTTCCTGATGGGATTGTTTGCTTTCATGAATGTTCCGGGGCTCCAGGTCCTTGTCGTGAATCTGGCGGAAAAATACGTGCCATCAGCCGTTAATGTGGCATCCGCACTGAATATCGCGGCCTTCAACGTCGGGATTGCCATCGGATCCTTTGTCGGCGGCATCATCGTGGATGGCATCGGACTGATTCATACACCTTGGATCGGTGCTCTGATGGTCGGTGGAGCCGTGTTGCTGACGGCTTGGCTGCGCCGGTTGGAGCGGTTTTCAGCTTAA
- a CDS encoding ATP-binding protein — MERLVIMTVGKTHSGKSTFATKLEKQLENAVVVDQDRHAEFINTYYSKLLAKEGPNTIKYAVTKTIVDHAIEETGCHLIICNSNRSRSGRQDLLDYFHNKGFTSILVNFDLPDRVLKERIAASSRSKKIFRSAATFEEVLARQNAESDKNGVTSPVEGEADYLFVIRDTNDVSGVIQEIGRISSSKRGGDL, encoded by the coding sequence ATGGAACGTTTAGTCATCATGACCGTCGGCAAGACACACAGCGGAAAGTCGACATTCGCAACGAAATTAGAAAAACAACTGGAGAACGCCGTTGTGGTCGATCAGGACCGCCATGCAGAGTTCATCAACACATATTATAGTAAGTTATTGGCAAAAGAGGGCCCGAACACGATCAAATATGCCGTTACGAAGACGATTGTCGATCATGCAATCGAAGAAACCGGCTGCCATCTCATCATCTGTAATTCCAACCGAAGCAGGAGCGGGCGGCAGGATTTGCTTGATTATTTTCACAATAAGGGGTTCACGAGTATCCTGGTCAATTTCGATTTGCCCGACCGTGTTCTGAAGGAACGTATTGCAGCTAGTTCAAGAAGTAAAAAAATTTTCAGGAGTGCTGCTACTTTTGAAGAAGTGCTTGCGCGGCAGAATGCAGAGTCGGACAAAAATGGTGTGACCTCTCCGGTGGAAGGGGAAGCCGATTATTTATTTGTCATAAGGGATACGAATGATGTTAGTGGAGTGATCCAAGA